In Mixophyes fleayi isolate aMixFle1 chromosome 3, aMixFle1.hap1, whole genome shotgun sequence, the genomic stretch tacaTGGATTGCTCCAAGTGCTCCTTTTTATCCCACAGACGAAAAATACTGACAGGTgaattggttgctgacaaaaaTTGGACCTTAGTCACCAAAATAGGCTCAACTTTGCAAGACATCATAATGGGGCTTTGCTATGTACATTAATCTTTTTCAGGATGAAATCATGCTCCTGTCTTTATATATGGAACTAGCTATAGGTATCACTCCCTAAAATGCCACTTCCATTGCAAAATTAGGTGTTTACAATCGAGCATCCAGAAATCTTATATATGTCAAAGCGACTGCAGAGCAGTCCACTTTACACTGACAATGCCTCTCTTTAGTGCACTCGTTCATTTCAGCAGGACACAGTTCCACAAAAGTAGGCAGTGTCTGATTTTCTGGGTGCAGATCCAAACAACAGAATGTGGACATGCTCCTCTTTATGGGCAGGGCTGACAATTActaaatgtaattaataaattGCAGAATATGCTCGCATGCAAATCATTTAATTTTGCCCTAATGTGACTATAGTGagaaacactctgggcctgattcattatggaatgcaaagtgaacacaatctgtgttttttaaaaactgACAAAAAATGGAAACAGGTAATCCGTCTTCAACAAGAAGATCTCAAAAATGTTCTAGTTGAATTGGGGTGTAAGCACTCTATGCCTATTtggcacttgccatatgcagatacAAAACACTGCATaaggtatatatacatataaagttccatcataacacatacattgaaaagaTAATATTAACACATGGTCtattaatattatagtcattcatgaataaacattaaaatggttttatatgtattttttacatgaaattcaTCAGCATGTTATTAATGTTCTACTATACAAAATGTTTACAGTTTCTCTTGATTGCGAACAAATGTTTTAGCCTTCATACGCAACTGTCATCACTGtcacttggcacttacatctgccctgtagctagtgtaagtgatacaactgaaaatcgcatactttagagatgcccagaTTTGAATCTGTCGGATGTGTGCCCGCTCAACcttagcacacccttactgtacattgactgcatgcatacgccccttccctcccttgttCCTCCCATGAAACCGTATTCTGTTGAAAGTGCCCTTTgattttgaagatgaattggatgcacttgGGTTCATTGCTGTGtagtccttttctgagcatgcacagtgcaagtTTTTCCATAAAATATGGCATGtgttggcatttacgttccttaattaatcaggccctttatctttTAATTTTAGGCAATTTGTAAAGTTtaatgtatgtaatttattttctcctttatttatttactccattacataaaataaacagtTAAGCGTGGTGTTCAGTGTAAATAGACGTGCACATCTTCAGATAATTTGGAATACATTTTCTTTGAGCTATTTCCATATACACGTTGCTGGTGCCTTAACAAAAATCAATTTAAGACAGTTTATAATCTCTCGTCTAAAAGAGAAACAATTTCCTTTGAATTTTTCTTTTACACGGCTTGACAGAGCCAATTCATTTTTTGAAAACGATGCAAAACACATTTCAACAATATATTGGCATAATgtgcaagaaaaaatatatttaatcattttcttgATACATGAAAGACACAATAGATGCCCAAAAGGATGGTGAACTTCCTCTTCAACATCATATAACTTTAAATATTTTCTCTAGTGTTTCAAAACTGCACTTTAAATTGTATCAATGAATTCTAAGAAATGAAGCCAATAATATTTGTATGACTCTGCCATAATTCATAAATCTTATGGTTAAAGCTTGGCTAATGTGTAGGTGCAAATACACTTATGAGACtttaatattgtgttttatttatagagTGATAATGATTATATCACCACCATGCACAATGGTAATGTTTCAATTACTTCATAAACTTTTGCTTATTCAAtctataaaaatatgaaatactAGTATATGAGAACACTGACAGATTATTAAAACTGTACAATGCCCAAATGCTTGTCATCTGGATTTCCTTCCAGCAGGTGACTGAGACATACTCAGGTACAGTCAAGAGAAAGGAAGAATAGCAAGcatgatattaaaaataatagaaaagaGAAATAGTAGTACTGAAAATACAGACCCTCAAACATGCTTAAGGTTAAAGATGTTGGGTGACTCTTCAGCTATATAAAAACCACTAGAGGTAGCAAAGGAACATTTGTTAAACTATATTTGCTTGATGAAGCATGATGTATAAATAACCAGATAAAGCAATCATctaaaacagccccagcaatatgtgtagtgttatttattattattactactaaagTATTAGCATTAAGGGCCTGCAGGAAAACAGCTGAAGCAAACAATTGCTTTATAGAGGTTtatgggatctatttattaaacttatttaCTATTGTCGCTTATTCCTGCAATAGGAAATCACCTGTCCCCATAATTTACTATTAACATCTTGATAAGGCAGCTGtgtgatactcagctgcctcagTGATACTGGACTACAGCATTAAGAGATAACTTATCACTTCACCATGCCAGTCTCAGATCAGGAGATATGCACAGGTATGACCCGCCTTGCCACTTCAAGCATGCGCTGTTGGTACTGAAAGCCCAGGCATGGGCTTTCCATTTAACTaattaatagttgtaaattaaaaattgtaaaaaaaaaaatatttatatttttaaaaatgtaaaatgaaattaaaaaatattgggGATTAAAAAAATGCtctatcttaaaaataaaaacttttttcattcattttaccACCATCCTTAGatggcaacaacaaaaaaaaggatAGAGGCAGTTCTTGTATTGCCACGGTCCATGTTACATAGGCTTCCCAATGCTTTACATTGGGATGCTATCGCTGGTGATGACTGGTTGATGTATAGTGAGGAGCCCTATCTCTGGCAAAACCACCTGTTTTCACTGGAGATAGGGGTTTTTGCCATttaatataaatcactgtgtgtTCTTTTTCCTGCATCAGTGACATAAGCAATTAAAATCTGCTTGTCTTATATTAAGAGCTTGACAGGTAGAATCTCCCTGCCAACAGGTAAAACATTCTGGACTTTTAAAGCTCTGTTAACCCTTGGCTGTTTCCTTGCAGAGTGAAAACAGTTGGCGGGATACAAGaattaataacattattattagctATTCTTGTACATTATAACTTCATGAATAACACATTAGTCTGCTATGAATTTGGACATGTATTTTGTGATTCATGCAATTATATTggtgataaaataaaatgaagttaAAAAGGCAGTTTTACGATTGGTCGCCAACAATCCGATATGATTGTAGTGCCAGGTCTGACCGGTTCTCAAATAATGGCGAGGAGAGTAGATGCTGAACAGTTTGGGACGAGGATGACAAAACATTTGTTGTTTTCTCTGCAATGAGTCCATAAAGTACACAAGTACTGGCTACAGTATTACAGTAATTCAATTGAGAAGAATATTGATAGTATATAAAATAGTAGAACAAAGTGATGAGAAGTCAAGAATGATGGAGAAATAAATTTCTAAAAACAAGGGATAGGTAAAATCAAAGAAGACCAATATTAAAATATCTTGCACTACCCCTGACTATATTATGCTATGATCACCaatataattcagttttcaaaatATTATATGAGCAGACGTAGGCAGCTAGGAATGTTTTCTCAGACACCGCCTTGGTTATTTGCCGGGGAGAACCCCGATGACCCGGGTCGAGTCTCTGTGTGAACgggtcccctgcatctacccgggtcggaTGACCCGGAAATTAGACCCAGGTCTTTTGCAGGGTTTTTCATCCCAGGTCTCACCGAACACTAttgaaagttaaaataaaatcatcacaagaggagccaatcaaagctcctcttgtgatgtttccAGGGAGACCCAGGCAGACCCAGTTTCAGTGTGAACCCGGTCGACCCGGGATTTTGTCGGGGTGAGaagcaatatcctgggttcatacACCCGGATATTGCTGGGGCTGCAATGTGAATGCAGCATCAAATATGTATTGATATGGAAAAACTGTATACTATGTCCCACGTTGTTCTCTATAACTGATATCTATACTTATAATATTTTCAGCTCTAAATATAACCTTTCtgagaaaaaatatattgaattagaAGTTAGCATACAAACTATTAGATTATACCGACCTAATAAAAGATATCTACAAATGCTGCTAAAGAGTCTGCAGCGTTAAATCCACTCATCCCTGCTTTGTTATGTCATGCCTAAAATGCTGTTATTGATTCACTGTGCTTCCTGTTGTGACGTCCATATATTATAAATAACCCAAAATGTGAAATCTGAACTAAAGACAGTCCTTATATCCATTTTGTGCCATGAGTTATATAATTCATAAACGAGTGCTGTAATTTAGAAAGTATTGCCAATTCATTTAATATAGTAATTTGAGGTGAGCATTTGTACATGTCTTTAGACATGTGCATTTTAGTTATAGactaaaatatgcaaaatgtcTGTAAAACATCTGCCAAGATGGACCACAAAAATGCTGAATGGGTATACGTGCTTTGAGGTAAAATTAGAGCAACTGAACCTAAAAAAATGATGCACTCCTGTTTTTTTGTGATACAGAAATGACCACCATTGTGACCAAACTATATtcctttttataaaatataacatatacttGTCATAAAAACCAAAGTGACTTACCAACATTGCAGATATTTATCAGGAAAATGCAGAATACAATAAGGTGAATTTTCAGCCTGTTATGACCGTCACGCTTCTTGAAAATGGTTTGGAATGACTCTGCTATATATGTAAGGATCGTTTTGTTTGAAGGTAGGTTTTTTTCTTCACGTTCATCATAATCAATGTCACCGCTATGGTATTCATCTTGAAATTTACTAAATCCACTAGAAGATTTTGATTCTTGTAACCAAAGTAGGACATATAGTGCTGCAAAGAAATTACAGGCACAGTAGACACCAAATACAATGGTGAATGTACTGTACTGAAGTAAAGTTCCACTTAGCAGAAAACCAGAAGTCCCTCCAATAAATATCATGGCTTCTGCAATGCCTATTCTAAAAGTGCGGTTTGAACTTTCTGTGATGTCAGCCAAATAGCTGAAAACACTTAAAAAGATTGAAACGTGGCCTCCTGAAATTCCAATCAATGCAGCGGCACCGAACATCCAGTAAACACTCATATTTTTAACGCAGTATATAGCAATAAAGAGTCCTCCACTTGTACAAGAAAAAAcacaaggcaggatcattcctaCCTTGCGACTACCTTTATCTGACCATGCCCCAAGAATGAGAGCTGGTATAACTGACAACAAACTCATGATGGCAATGTATATTAGCATAATGTATGATCCTCTGCTTTGAACAGCTTTGAATTCATCTTTGTTTTGCTGAATATCTTCACATATTGAGTCATTGTACGATTCTTGGCAAACCTGAAAAATGATAAAACGAATGTTAAAAATATGGCAGAGTATCAAAGTGGTATTAATACACGATTACGGCATGTAATAAATGAGACATTAACAAGTAGTAAAAATGCTGACGTGTCCCTGCTTCTTAGAGTGTGTCTTCtaagattttttttaagaaaagaagAGTTTGGTATTGAGAAGATTAGGCAGAAATCCAATAAAGCAGAGAAAGTGTCCAAATTGGTAATAAAAACCgtaatagcaaaaataatgacAATTTTAAAAGACTACTTAGAAATGAGGCACAAGCAGAAATTCTGTTTACTGAATTTAGGtgcaaaatatacttttatacCTAGGTTATACCTTGCAGATAATCTGAATTTAGTGATTCCCCTAAGGAATAAGATCCAGCCTGCATTAAAAATAGCTAGTATTTTTGTAATGAAGCTATAAAGAGTGCCCAAGTCTCTTATCGGAAGGGGGGTCTTAGAATGCTTCACAGAACATGGCTGGACGCAGGGACATGGACATGATTTTGACAACATTGACTTTAAAGGAAAAATGGAAGAATTAAAATGAATATGTTATTGATatgcatatacacagacataataTGTTGTCTAGAAAAGAGAACGTGGCATGCAGAGATGACAATCTTGTTATCATTGCTGTAGTGTCACTTTACTCCCTGCAGCAGGATCTTTTAATTTAAGTTGGATCTGTGACTTTGGAGCTGGGATTTCCATTCTGCTAAGTTCCTTAAGTggcacattgcaatatcaatACATTTTCACCACTACAGTCACTACGGGTGATATGAGAGGCTAATCTGTTATATGAGAGGTTGTCTCAATCTCTAAATTGACAAAAAATTTAAATCGCAGAGTCATCGGTCTTGTTCTTTATGGGCCCCAGCTACAATCAAAGCTCCACTTCATGGCTGTAACTAGGGCGGTGTGGCAGGTGTCACCATCCAGGGCACAAGTTTGATGGGGGTCGCACAGAGACAGCAAAATGCGTTAAGTACAGTAGTGAGCACTATTTTTAAAAGGCGCTCCCCAGCCTGCTCGATTGTCTACTTATGCGGTCACTCAAGAAttgaggggcatatttattaatattatttatatttatttatgattattaACTGGGCAAAACCCTGTTAATAATCATCTGTCACCTCAGCAATGACACATTATTGTTCTTccccatttatttaaaaaaaaatcatagacaGAGCCCATCCGATAGGAGTCTGCCCTGTAAAGATTTCCTTAGAAGATTTTTACCTTAGAAGTTCCGTTGTCTGGCTCTCCTCTCCGGTCACTATGGCAAAGCTGCTTTGCGTATGCGCAGAGACATACTTGCGATAGTGACCGATGGGGAAAGCAGGTAAGCTGCGGTAAAGGATCCGAAGATTCCTCTACCACAATGCTTACACCATAGGCATCATCTTAAGATGGTGTTGGCTATACCGGACAAATTCtaaaataatatttgattttGCGGACCTCTTTAAATCAcgcaaaatagcagtccccataaaaaCCTACAGAGCAAACATTGATATCTGCTACAGTCTTATAGTTAGAAATAAATACCTTACCTAAAAAGCTAAAAAGgatcttaataaataggcccctaggtGACTAGAGCAGTTTAGGCTGCACCATGTCCTGCTCGCTGCCTGTTGCATTGGAGATGAAGCGCATGGCCATTTAGCTTGCATCAGCAC encodes the following:
- the LOC142144598 gene encoding proton-coupled folate transporter-like — its product is MWNTLRSILTVEPVVFLFMTGIFLQTPAYQQLILNKVCQESYNDSICEDIQQNKDEFKAVQSRGSYIMLIYIAIMSLLSVIPALILGAWSDKGSRKVGMILPCVFSCTSGGLFIAIYCVKNMSVYWMFGAAALIGISGGHVSIFLSVFSYLADITESSNRTFRIGIAEAMIFIGGTSGFLLSGTLLQYSTFTIVFGVYCACNFFAALYVLLWLQESKSSSGFSKFQDEYHSGDIDYDEREEKNLPSNKTILTYIAESFQTIFKKRDGHNRLKIHLIVFCIFLINICNVGEQSISLMFVSYPPRSFNNELYGWYNGSKMLISGICLLCSFHWLLKHVKETNLAKIGVIMRTISFLLMAFSTTKWMIFLSGVLHAPSGFTVAVLRSLSSKIARPNEQGAMFSIMASVETICLLIGAAIFNGLYPATLSTFPGICFIIMATFMIITFVLIQWISEIPTALPKVTINEE